The sequence GCCGATGCTGATGTTCGGCCTCTACGGCGGCGTACTCGCCGACCGGCTGCCGAAGCGGCCACTGCTCCTCGCCACCCAGAGCGCGATGGGCCTGACCGGCATCGCCCTCGCCGTCCTCACCCTGGCCGGACACGTCCAGGTGTGGCACGTCTACGTCGCCGCCTTCGCCATCGGCCTGGTCACCGTCGTCGACAACCCGGCCCGCCAGACCTTCGTCTCCGAGATGGTCGGCAAGGACCAGGTGGCCAACGCCGTCAGCCTGAACTCGGCCAACTTCCAGTCCGCGCGACTGGTCGGCCCGGCGATCGCCGGCGTGCTGATCACCGCCGTCGGCTCCGGCTGGGCCTTCCTGCTGAACGGACTGTCCTTCGCCGCACCCCTCGCCGGCCTCCTGCTGATGCGGACGCACGAACTGCACCCCGTCGAGCCGCGGCCCCGCGCCAAGGGACAGCTGCGCGAAGGCCTGCGCTACGTCGCCGGCCGCCCCGAGCTGATCTGGCCGATCGCGCTCGTCGGCTTCATCGGCACCTTCGGCTTCAACTTCCCGATCTGGCTCTCGGCGTACGTCAGCGACGTCTTCCACGGGGACGCGGGCACCTACGGACTCTTCAACACCCTGATCGCGGCCGGCTCCCTGGCCGGCGCCCTGCTCGCGGCCCGGCGCGGACAGTCCCGCCTGCGGGTCCTGGTGGCCGCGGCCGTGCTGTTCTCGGCCCTGCTCCTGGTGACCGCCTTCGCACCCGGCTTCTGGCTCTTCGCCGCCCTGCTGGTACCCATCGGGATCTTCGGCCTGACGGTCAACGTCACGGCCAACTCCAGCGTGCAGATGGCCACCGACCCCGAGATGCGCGGCCGGGTCATGGCCCTGTTCATGATGGTGTTCACCGGCGGCACCCCGCTGGGCGCCCCGCTGCTGGGCTGGATCACGGACACCTACGGCGCCCGGATCGGCATGGCCGCGGGCGGCGCGATCTCCCTGGCCGCCTCCCTCGCGATCGCCGTGGTCCTGGCCCGCGTCGGCAACCTCCGCGTCCACCTGAGCCGCCGCGGCGTGACGTTCGTCCCGGCCCTCCCGCCCCGCCGCGAACTGGTGAAGGTGGCCTGACCCGGGGGCTCCGCCCCAGACCCCGCCGAACCCCGCCCGGACCCGCGCCTCACACGCCGGCGAGGCTGAAATTGCGCTCCGCGTCGCAGGCCGGCGCCGGCGGAATCCAGCCTCGCCGGCGTTCGAGGCGCGGGGGTTCGGGGGCGGAGCCCCCGACAACGGCACCGCGCACGACTACGCTCGCCGGCATGAGACTGTTCGCAGCCGTCCTCCCGCCGGACGCGGCCGTCGCCGAGCTGGCCCGGGCCGTCGACCCCCTGCACGACGACCACCTCACGTGGACCGCGCGAGCGGGCTGGCACTTCACCCTCGCCTTCATGGGCGAGGTACGGGACGAGGTGCTCCCGGAACTGCACACCCGCCTGGAGCGGGCCGCCCACCGCACGGACCCCTTCACCCTGCGGCTGCACGGCTCCGGCCACTTCGGGGAGCGCGCCCTGTGGGCCGGCGCCGCCGGGGAGCTCGCAGCCCTACGGATGCTCGCCGAACGGACCGACGCCGCCGCCCGGCGGGCCGGCGTACCGATGGAACAGCACCGCCGCTACAACCCGCACCTCACCCTGGCCCGCAGCCGCGACGCCACCACCCCGCTGCGCCCCTACCTGGACGCCCTCGCGGGCTTCGAGGGCACGCCCTGGCAGGTCGACACGCTCAGCCTGGTCCGCAGCAACCTCCCCGTCAGCGGGGTGCCGGGCGAGCAGCCCCGCTACGAGACCGTCGGCGCCTGGCCGCTCGGCGGCTGAAACCCGCACGCCCCCCGGCCTGAGCCGGGGGGCGTGCGGGAGAGCCGGCGGCCCGCGTTACGCTCGACGGGTGGATCCCAAGACCAGAAACCGTGTGATGGCCGGTGTGCTCGTGCTGATGTTCTTCGTCGTGGCCGTGGCGGCTGCCGTCGGCCAGTAGCCCCTGGGCGGGCTCCTACCAGGCGAAGGCCTCCGGCGACGCCCCCGGACCCGGGAAGATCTCGTCCAGGCCCGCCAGGACCTCCTGCGAGAGCTCCAGCTCCGCCGCGCGCAGCGCCGAGTCGAGCTGCTCCTGCGTACGCGGCCCGACGATCGGCCCGGTGACCCCGGGACGCGTCAGCAGCCAGGCCAGCCCGACCTCGCCCGGCTCCAGGCCGTGCTTGTCCAGCAGGTCCTCGTACGCCTGCACCTGCGCCCGTACGGCGGTGTTCGCGAGCGCGTCCGCCGACCGGCCGGAGGCGCGCCGGCCGCCCTGGCCGAATCAGGTGCCGATGATCTCCTCGGTGCAGCCCTTGTTCTCGCCTCACCCGTACACATTGGATTCACCGAACAATCCAATGTGACGCCACGCCGTCCCCAAAGGCCCTAGCGTCGATCCCCAGGCATCACAGGGGGTGGGGAGAGCAAGTGGCACGAGTGCTGGGAGTGGTCCGCCTGTCGAAGGTGTCGGACGAGACCACATCACCGGAGCGCCAGCGCCGATCGGTTCAACGATGGGCCGACCGGGAAGGGCACGTCGTTGTCGGATGGGTCGAGGACCTCGACGTATCCGGCGGTGTCGAGCCGTGGAAGCGTCTGGAGTTCAGCAAATGGCTGCCGTCCACCATCGGCAAGGAGGTCAGCTCGGTCGAGCACCGGATCGCGCTGGCAGAGTCCCGGGCCGACGAGTACGACATCATCTGCGCGCTGAAGCTCGACCGCCTCTCACGGCGTGTACTCCACGTGCACACACTTGTGGATTGGTGCGAGAAGCACGGCAAGGAGGTCGCCACCGTCGAGGACGGGGTCAATCTGAACACGCAGATGGGCAAGCTGCTGTTCAGCCTGATCGCATCCTTCGCGGAAGGAGAGCTCGAAGCCATCAAGGCCCGGGCGAAATCCTCGTTCAACCATCTGGTTCAGGAGGGACGCTGGCGCGGTGGTCGGATCCCGTACGGCTACCGGGCGGAGAAGCAGGACACAGGTGACGGCTGGCAGCTGGTCCCGGACGACTACGGCACGGACACCGCCGGGACGCTGCGCGAAATCGTCCGCCGGCTCATCGTGGGCGAGTCGGCGAACAGCATCGCCCAGTGGCTCAACGAGGATCCGACCAGGACTCCGACATCGCTTGACGCTCAGCTGATCAGGAATGGCAAGCCCCCGAAGGGCGGCCGGTGGACCGCCGCGAACACAGCCAAGGTGGTGCGTTCCCCGAACGTCCTCGGCCAGATGGAGGTGACGGAGGAAGTTGTCGTCGAAGGCCGGAAGACGAGGCGACCCCGCGTCGTCCGTGGCTCGGACGGGCGCCCCCTCCAGCGTGCGGAGCCGCTGATCACTCAAGAGGAGTGGGAGCTGGCGAACAAGCAGCTGGACGAGAACACCAGCAAACGCAACGGCAACCGGAAGGGCGGCTCCCCGATGCTCAGAGTCGCCTTCTGCACCTGCGGAGAGCCGGCGTACCTCGGCCCAGGGCGGAACTGGCCCTACTACCGCTGCGCCTCACGAACCACGCACAAGCCCTGCCCTACGGGCAGCAAGGGCATCGCAGCTCATGTGCTGGAGGGAGCCGTCGAGGAGGTGTTCCTGCGCGCGGCCGGCGATGTCGAGATCGTGCGTAAGGTCTTCCGCCCGGGCATCGACTTCACACGGGACATCGCGGAGGCGAACCGCGCTCTGGCAGAGCTCCGGGAGGACCGTGAGGCCGGCCTGTACTCCAGCGAACTGGGCAAGCAGGAGTACCGAGATACGTACAAACGGCTGGACGCACGACGCGAGCAAATCATGGCCCAGCCCACCCGCCCCGACACCTGGGAAGAGATCCCGACAGGCGAGACCTACCGGGAACGCTGGGCGAAGCTGTCGACCCAGCACGAGAAGGGCAAGGAACTCCGGGCCGCCGGCATCAAGGCGGTCATCCACGCCGAGAATCTCCCGCCCATGAACACCATGGCAGCCATGTCCCCGGAGGATCATGACGGCATGTGGCAGGAGGGGAAAGGCCGTGTACAGATCCTGATCCCGATGGACTTCAAGCGCCGAGTCCGCGACTTGGCGGCGGTGCACAGCGAAAGCTGACCACCACCAGACCGTACGCAGGGGTGGTCAGGCCTCCATACGTCAACGCGACCATGCGTGTTGACGCAGAAACCAGCGGGTTCGCGGGGCGCTCTTGCTTGGAGTGGACTCGAAGCAGTTGGCTTGGGGCTCATGAAGTACACGCAGCTCGGACGCACGGGACTCAAGGTCAGCCGACTCGTTCTCGGCACGATGAACTTCGGTCCTCAGACAGACGAACCCACCAGCCACAGCATCCTGGATGCCGCGCTCGGCTCGGGTCTGAACTTCGTAGACACGGCCAATGTGTATGGGTGGGGTGAGAACAAGGGCCGCACCGAGGAGATCATCGGCACCTGGTTCGCCCGAGGTGGCGGCCGGCGGGAGAAGACGGTTCTCGCCACCAAGGTCTACGGATCCATGTCCCGCGAGGGAGACACCTGGCCCAACGAGGACCGGCTGTCGGCACTGAACATCCGCCGGGCCGTCGAGGCAAGCCTCAAGCGACTCCAGACCGACCACATCGACCTGTACCAGTTCCACCACGTCGACCGCCGAACCCCCTTCGAGGAGATCTGGCAGGCCGTCGACGTGCTCATCCAGCAGGGCAAGATCCTCTACGCGGGCTCCTCCAACTTCCCCGGCTACAAAATCGCCCAGGCCAACGAGACGGCCGCCCGACGCGGCATGGTCGGTCTGGTCAGCGAGCAGTGCCTCTACAACCTCGCCGAGCGACGCGCAGAGATGGAGGTCATCCCAGCGGCCCAGGAGTACGGCCTCGGCGTCATCCCCTGGTCCCCGCTGCACGGGGGCCTGCTGGGCGGGGTCATCAAGAAGGAGGTCGAGGGCGGCCGCCGCGCCTCCGGCCGGTCGGCGGACGCACTGGCCAACAGCACGGTGCGGGCGCAGGTGCAGGCGTACGAGGACCTGCTGGACAAGCACGGGCTGGAGCCGGGCGAGACCGCCCTGGCCTGGCTGCTCACCCGGCCGGGCGTGACCGGACCCATCGTCGGCCCGCGCACCGCCGAGCAGTTGGAGAGCGCCTTGCGAGCGTTGGAGCTGGAGCTGAGCGAGGAGGTGCTGGCCGGGCTGGACGAGATCTTCCCCGGGCCGGGGCCGTCTCCGGAGGCCTTCGCCTGGTGATCGGATAAGGGCCCGCGCGGTGGTCGTCGTCCCTTCGTTTTGGGCGACGACCGCCGTTACAGCCCCTGCGCGGGCCGGTAGGGGCCGCCGATCCCCCACGCCTGGTGCAGGACGGCCGCGAACTCACCCGCCAGCCGGTGCTCGCCCGAGGCGTTCGGGTGAGTGCCGTCGTAGGTGTCGCGGTGGATGTCGTACGCGTCCGGGCGCGCGGCCAGCAGGATCGGCGAGGCGTCGGTCGTCAGGTCCGCGACCGCCTTCGCGAGGAGCTCGTTGAAGCGGGCCACCTCGGCCGCGAAGGGGGCGTCCTCCTCGGCGCGGCTGTTGGGGATGACCGGCAGCAGGACCATGCGGACGGCGGGCCGGGCCGTGCGGGCCTCGGCGACGAACCGGCGGGCGTTGGCGGCGGTCTGCTCGGCGTCGGTGTAGAAGCCGAGGTCGATCAGCCCGAGGGACACCAGGAGCACATCGGCGCCGGTGTCGGCGATGGCGGGGCCTATGAGGGGGGCCATGTGCTGCCAGCCCTCGCCCCAGCCGGCCAGGTGGCGGCGGGCGCGCTCCGGGAAGGCCGGGTCGGCGTACGCGTGGCTGGTGGGCGTATCGGCGACGGTGTCGTACAGCTCGCAGCGCGGACCGACGATCCGGTAGGGGCCGCCGAAGGTCGAGCTGAGGTGCTGCCACATCCGGTAGCGCCAGGTGTAGTCGCCGGCGCGTCCGATGGTCATGGAGTCACCGACGAACATGAAACGCATCCGGTCATCATCGCGGATCGCGCGACAGAAACCCCTGTGACGCCGGACACGCGGCACGTACTGGCAGGCTGGGGACATGCGCCTGCCCTCGCCGTCCGCCGCCGCCTCCGCCGCCGTCACCACCGCCACCGCCGTCGCCGCCGCCCTCGCCGTGCTGACGGGCGGCCCGGCTCTCGCGGCGGAGACCCCCACCGGGTCCTCCTTCACCATCTCCGACCCGCGGATCAAGGAGTCCAGCGGCCTGGCCGCCAGCCGGATCCACCCGGGCGTGTACTGGACGCACAACGACAGCGACGACGGCCCGTTCATCTACGCGGTGGACTCGGCCTCGGGCCGCACGGTGGCCCGTGTGACGCTGAAGGGGATCGGGAAGCCGCGCGACGTCGAGGCGATCTCGCTGGGCCCGGACGGGCAGCTCTACGTGGGAGACATCGGCGACAACCGGGGCGGCACCTGGGACCACGTGTGGATCTACCGCTTCCCGGAGCCGAAGCAACTGGGTGATGTCACGGTCGAGGCCACGCAGTTCACGGTGAAGTACGCGGACGGCGCGCGCAACGCGGAGTCCCTGATGGTCCATCCGGTGACGGGCCGGGTGTACATCGCGAGCAAGGACGAGAACAAGGGCGGCCTGTACGAGGGCCCGGCGGAGCTGTCCACGGGCGGCACGAACGTGTTCCGGCGGGTCGCCGACGTGCCGTGGGTGACGGACGGGGCGTTCTCCCCCGACGGCACCCGGCTGACGCTACGGGGCTACTTCACGGCCCGCACCTACCCGTGGAAGGACGGCCTGCCGGTGGGTGAGGGCGAGCGGGTGGACGCGCCGTGGCAGGGGCAGGCGGAGTCGGTGACGTACACGCCGGACGGCGCCACGCTGATGTTCGGCGCGGAGGGCGAGGGCAGTCGGGTCATCGCGATCCCGGTCGCCGCCGCCACCGGTCCGTCGGCCTCACCGCAGCCGGGCTCGCCGCCGGGCGCGTCCTCGATGACGGAACCGACGGTCGGCTTCGGCAAGGGAGCCCTTGTCCTGGCGGGCGGCCTGATCCTGGTCCTGGGCGCCAAACGCCTCCTCCGCCGCCGCGGCGGCAACTGACCCGACCTCCCCCATCCGGCCTCGCCGCATTGACCAGCCTCGCCGGCGTTTGAGGCGCGGGGGTCCGGGGGCAGCGCCCCCGGCGACGGCGCCGCGCCGGAACACGACGGTTCGGCGCCCGCGCCGCTGCCGGGGCTCCGCCCCGGACCCCGCTCCTCAAACGCCGGAGGGGCTGAATGGGCGGCCCGAGGGGCTGAAAGGCTGACGGTTACTCCTCGTGGATCGGGATGCGGCCGTTCACCGGTGGGGTGGTCGGGGACGGGGTTCCCGGGGCGGGGGCCTGGCCCATCGAGGCCAGGAGTTGGCGGGCCACGCCCAGACCCGTGCCGCCCATCGTCAGCGCCTTGGCGAACATCTCCGACATGCCCTCGGCCCCGTTCAGCAGGACCATGTGCTCCACGTTGCCGAAGGCCCCCGCGCCCGCCTCCACGATCGCCGGCCAGTTCTCGGCCAGCTGCTGTGCGACGACCGCCTCCTGGTTCTCCGCCAGCGCGGCGGCCCGCGCCTTGATCGCTTCCGCCTCGGCCAGACCGCGGGCCTTCGCCGACTCCGCCTCCGCGAGGCCCCGCGCCTGCGTGGCCGCGGCCTCCGCCTCACCCGTCGCCCGCGTCGCCTTCGCCGACGCGATGCCCCGCGCCTCCACGGCCTGCGCGTCGGCGGTCGCCGCCGTCGTCACCCGCGTCGCCTCGGCGGCCGCCGCGAGCTCGGTCTCCCGGGCCTTAGCCTGTGCCGCCGAGATCCGGGCGTCGCGCTCGGCCTCGGCCCGGGTGCGGGTCTCGTACGCCGCCGCGTCCGCGGGCTTGCGTACGTCCGCCTGCAGCTGCTGCTCGCGCCGGTGCGCCTCCAGCTCCGCGACCCGGGTCTCCTGGACGACGACCTCCTGGCGGGCGGCCGCCTCCGACAGCGGGCCCGCCTGCCGGGCCGTCGCCGCCGCCTTGTCCCGTTCGGCCTGGTAGCCGGCTTGCAGGATCTCGCTGTCGCGCGTCGCCTCGGCCATCCGGGCGAAGGCGGCCTGCTCGGCCTCCGTGGCCAGCCGGTTCGCCTCGGCCTGGGCGATCCGCGCGTCCCGCTGCACGGCCGCCGCGTGCGGCATCGCCAGGTTCTTGATGTAGCCGGTCGGGTCCTCGATCTCGTGGATCTGCAGCGAGTCGACGATCAGGCCGAGCTTCTCCATCTCGGTACCGCAGGCCATCCGGGTCTGGCCCGTCAGCTTCTCCCGGTCGCGGATCATGTCCTCGACCGTCAATCCGCCCACGATGGACCGCAGATGGCCCGCGAAGACGATGTGCACGCGCTCGGGCATCATCTTCTGCTGGTCCAGGAAGCGGCGGGCCGCGTTGGCGATCGACACGAGGTCGTCGCCGACCTTGAAGATGACGACGCCCTTCACCCGCAGCGGGATGCCCTGGTGGGTGACGCAGTCCACGGACAGCTGGGTCTCGTTGAGGTCCAGGGACAGTTTCCGTACCGCCTGCACGCCCGGGAGGACGAGCGTGCCCCGCCCGGTGACGATCCGGAAGCCCATGCCCTGCCCGAGGCCCTCGGTCTTGTGCGTGGAACCGGAGATGACGAGTGCCTCGTTCGGTTCGGCCACCCGCCACATGAGCTTGAACAGGCCGATCAGAGCCACGATTGCGGCGAGAACGATTCCCGCCACGACGCCGATAGCCATCGGCAACGCCCCCTTAGCGCGGTGCCGTTCGGCACCGACGAGGCCGAGTCTGCGCCTGCCGCGGCCGCGCCGGAAGACGCGGACCGCGTCTTGTCGCCATCCTGATACGTACAGGTGGGACGGGGCGTCAGTTGTCGTAGGCGGCCATCACGTACACCGTGCGCGGCGGCAGGTACTCGACCACCGTCACCACCGTCCCGACGGGGATCCGGCCGGTCCCGTGGACCGGATGGGCGAGGAAGTGCTCCGCCCCGCCCCGGATCCGAACGATGACCTCGCCCACCAGGCCGGGGCCGACCGTGCCGGTCACCCGGCCGGTCATCCCCACCATGTCCATGTCCGTGTCCGCACCCGTGTCCCCCATGGGGCGAGGGTACGCCGAGCGGGCTAGGAGTGGCCGAGGTCCGCGGCCGGCAGGTCGGATTCCGAGACCGGGACCGATCCGCTGTCGGGGGTCGGTCGCAGGGTGAACTCGTCCGAGGCCATCGAGTCGAGCACCGGCGGGGCCGGTCGCAGCGGCGCCGGCATGACCGCGGCCTCCGAGTGGCCGCCGCAGCCGTAGGACAGCGACACCAGACGGCCGTCGGCCGGGCTGAACTCGTTCGCGCAGACGCCGAAGGCCTGGCCCAGCGAGCCGCCGATGGCCACCAGGAAGCCGCAGGAGACGCAGGAGGCGGGCGCGGCCTGCGCCATCGGGGTCTTGGCGCCGAAGGACTCGTCCCAGCGGTCGGCGGCGGTGTGCAGCCCGTAGCGGGACAGCACGCGCGCCCGGCGCATGCCCAGTTCCTCGGCGACCGAGGTGATGGAGCCGCGTACGGGGACCACCGCGCGGTCGGTGACGTCGGCGTCCTCGGCCTCGACCAGTTCGGCCATCTCGGTGGAGACCACCGAGTTCGGCGGCGGGGTGTCCTCGCCCGACCAGCCCGGCTCCAGGCGCAGGTCCTCGGCGTCGGTGGGCAGCAGGTCGCCGGGGCCCATGTCGCCGGGGCGCAGTCGTTCGCTCCACGGCACCCACTCGGGGGCGAGCAGCGCGTCGTCGCCGGGGAGCAGCACCGTTTCGTCGAGGGTGACGTTCTTGGCGCGGGAGGCGCGGGTCACGGTGACGGCCCAGCGCCAGCCGCGGTAGCCCGGTTCCTTGGACTCGAAGAAGTGGGTGACGACGCGGTCGCCCTCCGCCACGGCGGAGACGTGCGCGCCGACCACTCCGGGGAAGGCGGCCTCCTCGGCCGCCGCGCGGGCGAGCTCTACCGCCTCGACGCACAGGCGGTCGGGGGTACGCGGGGTACGGCTTCGCGTCGTCGCAGCACTCACTGGTCTCGTTCTCTCCTACGCCGTCTCACGTGTGCGCCGTCCGTACTGTCGTCCACAACGACCCGTCGGTGCTGTCCGTACGTGGCACGGGCGGAGCGGACCAGAGGGCCGCGTCGACGTCCGCACCCGATCGGACTCCGGGCGCACCTCACTGCGACCCATTCTGCGGGATCACGAAGAGGCGCGCGGCCAGGAGCAACCGCCGGTGGCGCGCTACGCACGCTACCTCCTCTTAAGCCTCGGGCACACATGCAAGGTCCGATTCGCGGACAAGCCACCGGGTGCGCGACGCGCCGGGAGGCGCCCCGGGAGGGCCGGGTGGGGCACTATGTCGAGTGTGGCACCCGTACGGTCGTCCGACGACGGCTCGGGACCGGCCAGGCGGGCCGGCCGGGCTGTCGGGCGTGCGCTGCACCTTCCGGCGCGCGGGATCCGGCGGGCCACGCACGCGCACGGGGCCGGTGAATCGGGCCTCGGCAAGCTGATCGAGTTGCACGCCATCAACGGGGCCGGCGACATGCTGATCACGGTGGCGTTGGCCTCGACGGTGTTCTTCTCCGTTCCCACGGACGAGGCACGGGGCCGGGTGGCCCTGTACCTCGGCATCACGATGGCTCCGTTCACGGTGCTGGCGCCGGTGATCGGCCCGTTGCTGGACCGGTTGCCGCACGGCCGCCGGGCTTCGATGGCGGCCGCGATGCTGGCGCGGGCGCTGCTGGCGTTGCTGATGTCGGGGGCGGTGGCCACGGGGGGCATTCAGCTGTATCCGGCGGCGTTGGGCGTGCTGGTGGCGTCGAAGTCGTACGGGGTGGTGCGCAGTGCGGTGGTGCCTCGGCTGCTGCCGCCGAAATTCTCACTCGTCAAGGCGAACTCGCGGGTCACGTTGGCCGGTCTGCTGGCCACGGGTGTGGCGGCGCCGGTGGGGGCCGCGCTGAATCTGATCGGGCCGCAGTGGCCGCTGTACGGGGCCTGTCTGGTCTTCGTGTGGGGCACGGTCGCGGCGTTCACGCTGCCGCACAAGGTGGACGAGGCCAAGGGGGAGCGTCGGGCGCGGCTGTCGACGCACGAGGCGCATTCGAAGCGGCCGGGTCTGCGGACGGTCAGCAGGTCGGTGTTGTGCGGGTTGCTGGCGAACGCCTCGATGCGTGCGCTGTCCGGGTTCCTGATCTTCTTCCTGGCGTTCCTGTTGCGCGAGCATCCGCTGGCGGGGCAGAGCGCGGCGGTGTCGCTGGGCATCGTGGGTGTGTCGGCGGGTGTGGGCAACGCCTGCGGCACGGCGGCGGGGGCGTGGCTGCGGGCGCGGGCTCCGGAGGCGATCATCGCGGCGGTGCTGTGTCTGGCGCTGGCGGTGGCGGTGCTCGCGGCGGTGTTCTTCAGCGGGTTGTTCATGGCCGTGCTGGGTGCGACGGCGGGCTTCTGCCAAGCGCTGGCGAAGTTGTCGCTGGACGCGATGATCCAGCGGGACGTGCCGGAGTCGGTGCGGACCTCGGCGTTCGCCCGTTCGGAGACGCTGCTCCAGGTGGCGTGGGTGTTGGGTGGTGCGATCGGCATCGTGCTGCCGCTGAACGGAGTACTGGGGATGTCGGTCGCCGCGGCGATCGTGGCCCTGGGGACGACGATGGCGTTGCGTGGCGTCCTCTCGGCGCCCCGCCACCACGCGGGCACGTCCCGCCCCCGCGTGGCGTGAGGCCGGGCTGAAAGACAGCCTCGCCGGCGTTTGAGGCGCGGGGTCCGGGGCGGAGCCCCAGGAAGCCCGGGCGGAGCCCGGGACCGCTCGCGCGGCGGCGCCGCACCCGGCCGAACCAGCCGAACCGGCGGAGCCGAATCGCGCCGCGCCGCAGGCCACCGGTACCCCATGCAGCGGCGCAGCCCAGGGGCCCGATAGCCTTCGGCTCATGACCGCACCGCTTTTCTCGGGTAGGGCCCGCCGCAGCGTCGCGGCCCTCGGAGCCGTGTCCGCCGGCCTCCTCCTCCTCTCCGCCTGCGGCGAGAAGCCGACGCCGCTGGCGACCGTGACGGTCGGCACCTCGTCGGTGTCCGCCGAAGCCTCCTGCCACAACGACGGCAAGGAGCTCTCCATTGACCAGGTCCAGGAGTGCCTCACCAACCTCAAGAACCCCAAGACCGTCGAGTACGCGCGGGGCGACACCCTGCGTCTCGGGGTCGAGCCGGAGATCGTCGAGGACGGCAAGCGCTGGTCGGCGGTCCTGGACGGGCAGCCGATCACCGAGCCCTCCTCGAACACCTACCGCAGCTTCCCGGGCGCCGACGTCTTCGCGACCGGTGGCGAGGGCGAGGCCCCTTCCTCGAAG comes from Streptomyces virginiae and encodes:
- a CDS encoding MFS transporter codes for the protein MSTGTGADSAPGHISTPTTAAPVAAPASKGSMFSSLKIRNYRLFATGQVVSNTGTWMQRIAQDWLVLSLTGSASAVGITIALQFLPMLMFGLYGGVLADRLPKRPLLLATQSAMGLTGIALAVLTLAGHVQVWHVYVAAFAIGLVTVVDNPARQTFVSEMVGKDQVANAVSLNSANFQSARLVGPAIAGVLITAVGSGWAFLLNGLSFAAPLAGLLLMRTHELHPVEPRPRAKGQLREGLRYVAGRPELIWPIALVGFIGTFGFNFPIWLSAYVSDVFHGDAGTYGLFNTLIAAGSLAGALLAARRGQSRLRVLVAAAVLFSALLLVTAFAPGFWLFAALLVPIGIFGLTVNVTANSSVQMATDPEMRGRVMALFMMVFTGGTPLGAPLLGWITDTYGARIGMAAGGAISLAASLAIAVVLARVGNLRVHLSRRGVTFVPALPPRRELVKVA
- the thpR gene encoding RNA 2',3'-cyclic phosphodiesterase — protein: MRLFAAVLPPDAAVAELARAVDPLHDDHLTWTARAGWHFTLAFMGEVRDEVLPELHTRLERAAHRTDPFTLRLHGSGHFGERALWAGAAGELAALRMLAERTDAAARRAGVPMEQHRRYNPHLTLARSRDATTPLRPYLDALAGFEGTPWQVDTLSLVRSNLPVSGVPGEQPRYETVGAWPLGG
- a CDS encoding recombinase family protein encodes the protein MARVLGVVRLSKVSDETTSPERQRRSVQRWADREGHVVVGWVEDLDVSGGVEPWKRLEFSKWLPSTIGKEVSSVEHRIALAESRADEYDIICALKLDRLSRRVLHVHTLVDWCEKHGKEVATVEDGVNLNTQMGKLLFSLIASFAEGELEAIKARAKSSFNHLVQEGRWRGGRIPYGYRAEKQDTGDGWQLVPDDYGTDTAGTLREIVRRLIVGESANSIAQWLNEDPTRTPTSLDAQLIRNGKPPKGGRWTAANTAKVVRSPNVLGQMEVTEEVVVEGRKTRRPRVVRGSDGRPLQRAEPLITQEEWELANKQLDENTSKRNGNRKGGSPMLRVAFCTCGEPAYLGPGRNWPYYRCASRTTHKPCPTGSKGIAAHVLEGAVEEVFLRAAGDVEIVRKVFRPGIDFTRDIAEANRALAELREDREAGLYSSELGKQEYRDTYKRLDARREQIMAQPTRPDTWEEIPTGETYRERWAKLSTQHEKGKELRAAGIKAVIHAENLPPMNTMAAMSPEDHDGMWQEGKGRVQILIPMDFKRRVRDLAAVHSES
- a CDS encoding aldo/keto reductase; amino-acid sequence: MKYTQLGRTGLKVSRLVLGTMNFGPQTDEPTSHSILDAALGSGLNFVDTANVYGWGENKGRTEEIIGTWFARGGGRREKTVLATKVYGSMSREGDTWPNEDRLSALNIRRAVEASLKRLQTDHIDLYQFHHVDRRTPFEEIWQAVDVLIQQGKILYAGSSNFPGYKIAQANETAARRGMVGLVSEQCLYNLAERRAEMEVIPAAQEYGLGVIPWSPLHGGLLGGVIKKEVEGGRRASGRSADALANSTVRAQVQAYEDLLDKHGLEPGETALAWLLTRPGVTGPIVGPRTAEQLESALRALELELSEEVLAGLDEIFPGPGPSPEAFAW
- a CDS encoding GDSL-type esterase/lipase family protein, which encodes MRFMFVGDSMTIGRAGDYTWRYRMWQHLSSTFGGPYRIVGPRCELYDTVADTPTSHAYADPAFPERARRHLAGWGEGWQHMAPLIGPAIADTGADVLLVSLGLIDLGFYTDAEQTAANARRFVAEARTARPAVRMVLLPVIPNSRAEEDAPFAAEVARFNELLAKAVADLTTDASPILLAARPDAYDIHRDTYDGTHPNASGEHRLAGEFAAVLHQAWGIGGPYRPAQGL
- a CDS encoding flotillin family protein; its protein translation is MAIGVVAGIVLAAIVALIGLFKLMWRVAEPNEALVISGSTHKTEGLGQGMGFRIVTGRGTLVLPGVQAVRKLSLDLNETQLSVDCVTHQGIPLRVKGVVIFKVGDDLVSIANAARRFLDQQKMMPERVHIVFAGHLRSIVGGLTVEDMIRDREKLTGQTRMACGTEMEKLGLIVDSLQIHEIEDPTGYIKNLAMPHAAAVQRDARIAQAEANRLATEAEQAAFARMAEATRDSEILQAGYQAERDKAAATARQAGPLSEAAARQEVVVQETRVAELEAHRREQQLQADVRKPADAAAYETRTRAEAERDARISAAQAKARETELAAAAEATRVTTAATADAQAVEARGIASAKATRATGEAEAAATQARGLAEAESAKARGLAEAEAIKARAAALAENQEAVVAQQLAENWPAIVEAGAGAFGNVEHMVLLNGAEGMSEMFAKALTMGGTGLGVARQLLASMGQAPAPGTPSPTTPPVNGRIPIHEE
- a CDS encoding DUF3027 domain-containing protein, with translation MSAATTRSRTPRTPDRLCVEAVELARAAAEEAAFPGVVGAHVSAVAEGDRVVTHFFESKEPGYRGWRWAVTVTRASRAKNVTLDETVLLPGDDALLAPEWVPWSERLRPGDMGPGDLLPTDAEDLRLEPGWSGEDTPPPNSVVSTEMAELVEAEDADVTDRAVVPVRGSITSVAEELGMRRARVLSRYGLHTAADRWDESFGAKTPMAQAAPASCVSCGFLVAIGGSLGQAFGVCANEFSPADGRLVSLSYGCGGHSEAAVMPAPLRPAPPVLDSMASDEFTLRPTPDSGSVPVSESDLPAADLGHS
- a CDS encoding MFS transporter, yielding MSSVAPVRSSDDGSGPARRAGRAVGRALHLPARGIRRATHAHGAGESGLGKLIELHAINGAGDMLITVALASTVFFSVPTDEARGRVALYLGITMAPFTVLAPVIGPLLDRLPHGRRASMAAAMLARALLALLMSGAVATGGIQLYPAALGVLVASKSYGVVRSAVVPRLLPPKFSLVKANSRVTLAGLLATGVAAPVGAALNLIGPQWPLYGACLVFVWGTVAAFTLPHKVDEAKGERRARLSTHEAHSKRPGLRTVSRSVLCGLLANASMRALSGFLIFFLAFLLREHPLAGQSAAVSLGIVGVSAGVGNACGTAAGAWLRARAPEAIIAAVLCLALAVAVLAAVFFSGLFMAVLGATAGFCQALAKLSLDAMIQRDVPESVRTSAFARSETLLQVAWVLGGAIGIVLPLNGVLGMSVAAAIVALGTTMALRGVLSAPRHHAGTSRPRVA